A part of Microbacterium atlanticum genomic DNA contains:
- a CDS encoding RibD family protein, giving the protein MSQRPYVTLSCAMSIDGYLDSAEPRRLAMSNASDLDRVDEVRARSDAIMVGASTLRRDDPRLLVRDTARRARRLALGLPESPIKVTVTASGELPADAAFFTTGDAPRIVYCPEERAASLGARLGTRATVVGTGQDCVSMTAVLDDLAARGVGSLMVEGGGKVLTQFLTADLVDEFHLVVAPFFVGEDRAPRAVGTGTFPWTASRRARLADTFRIGDVVLLRYALSDRFGALDGTDAVDAGVSRDAAVQTVPAERR; this is encoded by the coding sequence ATGAGCCAGCGACCGTACGTGACACTCAGCTGCGCGATGTCCATCGACGGATACCTCGACAGCGCGGAGCCGCGCCGGCTCGCCATGTCGAACGCATCCGACCTCGACCGGGTGGACGAAGTGCGCGCGCGGAGCGACGCGATCATGGTCGGCGCCTCGACGCTGCGCCGCGACGATCCGCGCCTGCTGGTCCGCGACACGGCGCGCCGCGCGCGCCGGCTGGCGCTCGGACTCCCCGAGTCGCCGATCAAAGTCACCGTCACCGCGAGCGGCGAACTGCCGGCCGATGCGGCGTTCTTCACGACGGGCGACGCGCCGCGCATCGTCTACTGCCCCGAGGAGCGGGCGGCGTCGCTCGGCGCGCGGCTGGGCACGCGGGCCACCGTCGTCGGGACGGGGCAGGACTGCGTCAGCATGACGGCCGTGCTCGACGATCTCGCCGCACGCGGTGTCGGCAGCCTCATGGTCGAGGGCGGGGGCAAGGTGCTCACCCAGTTCCTGACGGCAGACCTCGTCGACGAGTTCCACCTCGTCGTGGCCCCGTTCTTCGTCGGAGAGGACCGCGCGCCGCGCGCGGTCGGCACCGGCACGTTCCCGTGGACGGCATCACGCAGAGCCCGCCTGGCCGATACGTTCCGAATCGGCGACGTGGTGCTGCTGCGCTACGCGCTGTCGGACCGCTTCGGCGCCCTCGACGGCACCGACGCGGTGGACGCGGGCGTATCGCGCGACGCCGCTGTCCAGACGGTGCCCGCCGAGCGGCGCTGA
- a CDS encoding CDP-alcohol phosphatidyltransferase translates to MRPAEVWGGPRRRRAATAAAVVLLIALPLLPGAIATGSMRGLVAIPAESLVILLLVAVVPSRRIRVVLAGVFGVFVCLAVVLAAIDRGYDAALGTRFVPLDWPQLGDAYGVLAAAIGALPASAVVAVALALLIATSWALAWAVLRIDVVVRTRPQRGRRTLAAVTGAWIVVAWPAVAFGMTQPVAAAAATSSVGSAVSRSVAALQAREAVAREIADDPYADVAPTDLLSALRGKHVVVAFIESYGRVALEGAGFSAGVNETLDRAEASLTAQGYVARSAWLTSPTFGGVSWLAHATLQSGVWIDSQTAYSEVLGSERLTLSAAFADAGWRTVGVVPSNTQPWPAGRDFYRFDQMWDATNLGYRGPSFGYARIPDQYVWKHLADRELAASPAPVMAEIDLVSSHTPWAPLPELVPWQQVGDGSIYHGQLSGSASANEVWEDPERVQRYYGRSIEYALDAMFSFLENVDGSNLVVIALGDHQPGRIVAGHDAGRDVPISIISQDPAVAEAIAQWDWEPGLRPTRESPVWRMDAVRDRFFAAFGSVP, encoded by the coding sequence GTGCGACCGGCCGAGGTCTGGGGCGGTCCTCGCCGCCGTCGCGCGGCGACCGCGGCCGCGGTCGTCCTGCTGATCGCGCTGCCGCTTCTTCCCGGCGCCATCGCCACCGGCTCCATGCGCGGGCTGGTCGCCATCCCGGCGGAATCGCTGGTGATCCTGCTCCTGGTCGCGGTCGTCCCGTCCCGCAGGATCCGCGTCGTCCTGGCCGGCGTGTTCGGGGTCTTCGTCTGCCTCGCGGTCGTGCTGGCCGCCATCGACCGGGGGTACGACGCGGCTCTCGGGACGCGCTTCGTGCCGCTGGACTGGCCGCAGCTCGGCGACGCCTACGGGGTCCTCGCCGCCGCGATCGGCGCGCTGCCGGCGTCGGCCGTGGTGGCCGTCGCGCTTGCGCTGCTCATCGCGACCTCGTGGGCGCTCGCGTGGGCCGTGCTCCGGATCGACGTCGTCGTCCGAACCCGTCCTCAGCGCGGCCGCCGCACGCTCGCGGCGGTCACGGGAGCGTGGATCGTGGTGGCGTGGCCGGCCGTGGCGTTCGGGATGACGCAGCCCGTCGCCGCCGCGGCAGCGACGAGCTCCGTCGGCTCGGCGGTGTCGCGGTCGGTCGCGGCTCTGCAGGCTCGGGAGGCCGTCGCTCGCGAGATCGCCGACGACCCGTACGCCGATGTCGCCCCGACGGATCTGCTGTCCGCGCTGCGAGGCAAGCACGTCGTGGTCGCCTTCATCGAGAGCTACGGGCGGGTCGCGCTCGAGGGCGCCGGGTTCTCCGCGGGGGTGAACGAGACTCTCGACCGCGCCGAAGCCTCGCTGACCGCGCAGGGATACGTGGCGCGGAGCGCGTGGCTCACCTCCCCGACGTTCGGGGGAGTCAGCTGGCTGGCCCATGCGACGCTGCAGAGCGGCGTGTGGATCGATTCGCAGACCGCCTACAGCGAGGTTCTGGGCAGTGAGCGGCTCACGCTCAGCGCGGCGTTCGCCGACGCAGGCTGGCGGACGGTGGGCGTGGTTCCGTCGAACACCCAGCCGTGGCCGGCGGGCCGGGACTTCTATCGGTTCGACCAGATGTGGGATGCCACGAACCTCGGTTATCGAGGACCGTCGTTCGGCTACGCCCGCATCCCGGATCAGTACGTCTGGAAGCACCTTGCAGACCGTGAGCTCGCCGCGTCGCCGGCACCCGTCATGGCCGAGATCGACCTGGTGTCATCGCACACGCCGTGGGCACCGCTTCCGGAGCTCGTGCCGTGGCAGCAGGTCGGCGACGGCTCGATCTACCACGGGCAGCTGTCCGGCAGCGCTTCTGCGAATGAGGTGTGGGAGGACCCGGAGAGGGTGCAGCGGTACTACGGCCGGTCCATCGAGTACGCCCTCGACGCGATGTTCTCCTTCCTCGAGAACGTGGACGGTTCCAACCTCGTCGTCATCGCGCTCGGCGACCACCAGCCGGGACGGATCGTCGCCGGCCACGACGCCGGGCGTGACGTGCCGATCAGCATCATCTCCCAGGATCCCGCGGTGGCGGAGGCGATCGCCCAGTGGGATTGGGAGCCTGGGCTGCGTCCCACGCGGGAGTCGCCGGTGTGGCGGATGGACGCGGTCCGCGACCGCTTCTTCGCCGCCTTCGGCTCCGTGCCCTGA
- a CDS encoding UDP-N-acetylmuramate dehydrogenase, which translates to MPEVTPVPLSRLTTLRTGGLPARMIEAHTAAELVDALRDVWSTGDDWLVLGGGSNLFVGDGPFDGTVVRVLTKGIERMPSPLAGRARLKVQAGHDWDDLVAYAVAAGLGGMEAMSGIPGTVGAAPVQNIGAYGQEIVQTLSEVELLDESSGDVSTVPASELGLGFRTSVLKHHYGSVPARRAVILSVTLDLPEVGHGARRIAGDQLRSALRLGPDDEVTLAWVRDRILETRRSKGMVLDPADPDTYSAGSFFQNAVVSASFARTLPEECPRWPVHPDLDPVLVIPLEDFDGLVPAPAAVESDVKVSAGWLIEHAGVRKGFKLPRSRAGLSTKHALALTNRGQATAAELAELARFIQGRVQSEFGLILQPEPVLLGVEL; encoded by the coding sequence ATGCCCGAAGTCACCCCAGTCCCGCTCTCGCGGCTCACGACGCTGCGCACCGGCGGCCTCCCCGCACGCATGATCGAGGCTCACACCGCCGCAGAGCTGGTCGACGCCCTGCGCGACGTCTGGTCGACCGGCGACGACTGGCTCGTGCTCGGGGGCGGATCCAACCTCTTCGTCGGCGACGGGCCGTTCGACGGCACCGTCGTGCGCGTGCTCACGAAGGGCATCGAACGGATGCCGTCGCCGCTGGCGGGCCGCGCTCGCCTCAAGGTGCAGGCGGGCCACGACTGGGACGACCTGGTCGCGTACGCGGTCGCGGCGGGCCTCGGCGGGATGGAGGCGATGTCGGGCATTCCCGGCACCGTCGGCGCCGCGCCGGTACAGAACATCGGTGCGTACGGCCAGGAGATCGTCCAGACGCTCAGCGAGGTCGAGCTCCTGGACGAGTCCAGCGGCGACGTCTCGACCGTGCCCGCATCGGAACTCGGCCTCGGCTTCCGGACGTCGGTGCTGAAGCACCACTACGGCTCGGTGCCCGCCCGCCGCGCCGTCATCCTGTCGGTCACGCTGGACCTGCCCGAGGTGGGCCACGGGGCACGGCGCATCGCCGGCGACCAGCTGCGGTCCGCGCTGCGCCTCGGGCCCGACGACGAGGTGACGCTCGCCTGGGTCCGCGACCGAATCCTCGAGACCCGCCGCAGCAAGGGCATGGTCCTCGACCCCGCGGACCCCGACACGTACAGCGCCGGGTCGTTCTTCCAGAACGCCGTGGTGTCGGCATCCTTCGCCCGCACGCTTCCCGAGGAGTGCCCGCGCTGGCCCGTGCACCCCGACCTCGACCCGGTGCTGGTCATCCCGCTCGAAGACTTCGACGGGCTCGTCCCCGCGCCTGCCGCCGTCGAGTCCGACGTGAAGGTGAGCGCGGGGTGGCTCATCGAGCACGCGGGCGTGCGCAAGGGGTTCAAGCTGCCCCGGTCTCGCGCCGGTCTGTCGACCAAGCACGCCCTGGCGCTCACCAACCGCGGCCAGGCGACCGCGGCGGAGCTGGCCGAGCTCGCCCGGTTCATCCAGGGTCGCGTCCAGTCCGAGTTCGGGCTGATCCTGCAGCCCGAGCCCGTGCTGCTCGGAGTGGAGCTGTAG
- a CDS encoding heavy metal translocating P-type ATPase produces MFAMLLGYPLPDAAVVPWIPPVLGTVMFFWGGGPFLTGAVSELRSRRPGMMLLIGLAITVAFFASWGASLGLLHHELEFWWELALLIVIMLLGHWIEMRSLAQTTSALDSLAALLPDQAERVEGDRVVTVAPGELRVGDVVVVRPGGSVPADGRIVDGRADMDESMVTGESRPVARSVDDHVTAGTVATDSGLRVEVTATGDQTTLAGIRRLVADAQNSTSRAQRLADRAAGWLFWFALGAAAVTAVVWTAFGMPDQAVVRTITVLVIACPHALGLAIPLVVAIATERAARGGVLVKDRLALESMRTIDAVLFDKTGTLTKGEPTVVDVAPVTGVDADRVLALAASAEFDSEHPLARAIVRAARERRLTLAPASAFESSPAVGVSATVEGHRVRVGGPRLLEEIGGTDVPAAAAWRERGSIVLHVVQDSEVVGGLALADEIRAESREAVESLHALGVEVVMITGDAEAVARSVAEDLGIRRLFAGVRPEDKSAKVAELQAEGLKVAMVGDGVNDAPALARADVGIAIGAGTDVAIASAGVILASSDPRSVLSVIELSRAGYRKMTQNLWWAAGYNLVSVPLAAGVLAPVGFVLPMSVGAILMSLSTVVVALNAQLLRRLDLIPEHSARAALGR; encoded by the coding sequence ATGTTCGCGATGCTGCTCGGCTACCCCCTCCCGGACGCCGCCGTCGTCCCCTGGATCCCGCCGGTGCTCGGCACGGTGATGTTCTTCTGGGGCGGCGGGCCCTTCCTCACCGGGGCGGTCTCCGAGCTGCGCTCGCGCAGACCTGGGATGATGCTGCTGATCGGCCTCGCGATCACCGTCGCGTTCTTCGCGTCGTGGGGAGCGAGCCTCGGCCTGCTGCACCACGAGCTGGAGTTCTGGTGGGAGCTGGCGCTGCTCATCGTGATCATGCTCCTCGGCCATTGGATCGAGATGCGCTCGCTCGCGCAGACCACATCGGCGCTCGACTCGCTGGCCGCCCTCCTTCCCGACCAGGCCGAACGCGTGGAGGGGGACCGCGTGGTGACCGTCGCCCCCGGCGAGCTGCGCGTCGGCGACGTGGTCGTCGTCCGACCGGGCGGCAGCGTGCCGGCAGACGGGCGCATCGTCGACGGACGCGCCGACATGGACGAGTCGATGGTCACCGGCGAATCCCGGCCGGTCGCCCGCTCTGTCGACGATCACGTGACGGCCGGAACCGTCGCAACCGACTCCGGACTGCGCGTCGAGGTGACCGCGACCGGCGACCAGACCACGCTCGCCGGCATCCGACGGCTCGTCGCCGATGCCCAGAACTCGACGTCGCGCGCTCAGCGTCTCGCCGACCGCGCCGCGGGCTGGCTCTTCTGGTTCGCGCTGGGCGCCGCCGCCGTCACCGCCGTGGTGTGGACCGCGTTCGGGATGCCGGACCAGGCGGTCGTCCGCACGATCACGGTGCTGGTGATCGCCTGCCCTCACGCGCTCGGTCTCGCCATCCCGCTCGTCGTCGCGATCGCGACCGAGCGCGCCGCTCGGGGCGGCGTGCTGGTGAAGGACCGGCTGGCGCTGGAGAGCATGCGCACCATCGACGCCGTGCTCTTCGACAAGACCGGAACTCTGACCAAGGGCGAGCCCACCGTCGTCGATGTCGCACCGGTGACCGGCGTCGACGCCGACCGCGTGCTGGCGCTGGCCGCCTCGGCGGAGTTCGACAGCGAGCACCCGCTGGCGCGCGCCATCGTGCGCGCAGCTCGGGAGCGCCGCCTCACCCTCGCGCCCGCTTCGGCCTTCGAGTCCTCGCCCGCCGTCGGGGTGAGCGCCACCGTGGAAGGCCACCGCGTGCGCGTCGGCGGTCCGCGCCTCCTCGAGGAGATCGGCGGGACCGATGTGCCGGCCGCCGCGGCCTGGCGTGAGCGGGGCTCCATCGTGCTGCACGTGGTGCAGGACAGCGAGGTGGTCGGCGGTCTGGCGCTCGCGGACGAGATCCGTGCCGAGTCGCGCGAAGCCGTCGAGTCCCTCCACGCGCTGGGGGTCGAGGTCGTGATGATCACCGGGGACGCCGAGGCCGTGGCCCGCTCGGTCGCCGAAGACCTCGGCATCCGCCGCCTGTTCGCCGGCGTGCGACCCGAGGACAAGTCCGCCAAGGTCGCCGAGCTGCAGGCGGAGGGCCTCAAGGTCGCGATGGTCGGCGACGGCGTGAACGACGCTCCCGCGCTGGCTCGCGCCGACGTCGGCATCGCCATCGGCGCCGGCACCGACGTCGCGATCGCATCGGCGGGGGTCATCCTGGCCTCGAGCGACCCGCGCTCGGTGCTCTCGGTGATCGAGCTGTCGCGCGCCGGCTACCGCAAGATGACGCAGAACCTCTGGTGGGCGGCCGGTTACAACCTCGTCTCGGTGCCGCTCGCCGCCGGTGTGCTCGCCCCCGTCGGCTTCGTGCTGCCCATGTCGGTCGGGGCGATCCTGATGTCGCTGTCGACGGTGGTGGTCGCCCTCAACGCGCAGCTGCTGCGCCGCCTCGACCTCATCCCCGAGCACAGCGCTCGCGCTGCGCTCGGCCGCTGA
- a CDS encoding lysylphosphatidylglycerol synthase domain-containing protein gives MAGLRAVSPRLRALAGAGAALAVVAGTVAVVGFGPFVQGIVAVTPAIIVVAVALAAVATAAAAWRWRIVSAGFGLSLAWGEAVGAYYRSQFLNTVLPGGVVGDIHRAIAHGRSRDSVALAARAVAAERVAGQLVQFVLTLGILLPLGLASSLAPLAWAGGAMLVLIAAAAAVVAALPSGRRLIAKEYRMLRPLLTRPLALLGVVLASAVVVAAHTAVFVVAGLAAGVDGEIADLLLVALVVLAASAIPVNIGGWGPREAVAASAFAVIGLGAGAGLAVSTTFGVLAMAAVIPGAVVLLGDRFRSPGGKGIIGSGRSA, from the coding sequence ATGGCCGGGCTGAGGGCGGTCTCGCCGCGCCTGCGTGCCCTCGCCGGCGCCGGGGCGGCGCTCGCCGTCGTCGCCGGCACCGTCGCCGTGGTCGGGTTCGGTCCCTTCGTGCAGGGCATCGTGGCAGTCACCCCCGCGATCATCGTCGTCGCCGTCGCTCTGGCGGCGGTCGCGACCGCGGCGGCGGCGTGGCGGTGGCGGATCGTTTCCGCGGGATTCGGCCTGTCGCTGGCGTGGGGGGAGGCGGTCGGCGCCTACTACCGATCCCAATTCCTCAACACCGTGCTTCCGGGGGGCGTCGTGGGAGACATCCATCGCGCCATCGCCCACGGCCGCAGCCGCGACAGCGTGGCGCTCGCCGCCCGAGCGGTGGCCGCCGAGCGCGTCGCGGGCCAGCTCGTGCAGTTCGTGCTCACGCTCGGCATCCTGCTGCCGCTCGGGCTCGCTTCCTCGCTGGCGCCGCTCGCGTGGGCAGGTGGTGCGATGCTCGTGCTCATCGCCGCCGCGGCGGCGGTCGTCGCCGCCCTGCCGTCCGGGCGCCGGCTCATCGCGAAGGAGTACCGGATGCTCCGCCCGCTGCTGACGCGTCCCCTCGCGCTCCTGGGCGTGGTGCTGGCATCCGCGGTCGTGGTCGCCGCGCACACGGCGGTGTTCGTGGTCGCGGGGCTGGCCGCCGGAGTCGACGGCGAGATCGCCGACCTGCTTCTGGTGGCCCTCGTGGTGCTCGCGGCGTCGGCGATCCCGGTGAACATCGGCGGCTGGGGACCTCGCGAAGCAGTGGCCGCCTCGGCGTTCGCCGTCATCGGGCTGGGCGCGGGAGCAGGCCTCGCCGTCTCGACCACGTTCGGGGTGCTGGCGATGGCGGCGGTGATCCCGGGAGCCGTCGTGCTGCTGGGCGACCGCTTCCGTTCCCCGGGCGGGAAGGGCATCATCGGGAGCGGGAGATCCGCATGA
- a CDS encoding SAM-dependent methyltransferase: MSSISTATAEWLALRAGADDRSRSTELARELARLVGPGVVEVHDLGAGTGAMARWLAPRLPGPQHWTMRDGDPGILAHADLRSVGDREGRPIETEWVVEHLAELPRDAFHGATVVTASALLDVITEQEAAHIVAACVDAGVPALFSLSVTGHAELRPRADDALEGEIGAAFADHQRRDADGRRMLGPDAVRVVTERFAAAGWRTRTASTPWRLGEGDRALAAAWLDGWVDAAVEQRPELAGAADDLRRRRRAQAEAGDLRVVVGHEDLLAWPG; encoded by the coding sequence ATGAGCTCCATCTCGACGGCGACGGCGGAGTGGCTGGCGCTCCGCGCCGGAGCGGACGACCGGTCGCGGTCGACCGAGCTCGCGCGGGAACTGGCGCGGCTCGTCGGTCCGGGAGTCGTCGAGGTGCACGACCTCGGCGCAGGGACCGGCGCGATGGCGCGCTGGCTGGCGCCGAGACTCCCCGGCCCGCAGCACTGGACGATGCGCGACGGCGATCCCGGGATCCTGGCGCACGCCGATCTCCGTTCCGTCGGCGATCGCGAGGGCCGGCCCATCGAGACGGAGTGGGTGGTCGAGCATCTCGCCGAGCTGCCGCGCGACGCGTTCCACGGTGCGACGGTGGTCACGGCATCCGCTCTCCTGGACGTGATCACCGAGCAGGAGGCCGCGCACATCGTGGCAGCGTGCGTCGACGCGGGCGTCCCGGCGCTGTTCAGCCTCAGTGTGACCGGACACGCCGAGCTGCGTCCGCGGGCGGACGACGCGCTCGAAGGCGAGATCGGCGCCGCGTTCGCCGACCACCAGCGCCGCGACGCCGACGGCCGGCGCATGCTCGGCCCGGACGCGGTGCGCGTCGTCACCGAGCGGTTCGCTGCCGCCGGATGGCGGACCAGGACCGCGTCGACGCCCTGGCGGCTCGGCGAGGGGGACCGGGCGCTGGCCGCCGCGTGGCTCGACGGCTGGGTGGACGCGGCGGTCGAGCAGCGCCCCGAGCTCGCCGGGGCGGCCGACGACTTGCGCCGTCGGCGTCGTGCGCAGGCGGAGGCCGGCGATCTGCGGGTCGTCGTCGGGCATGAGGACCTGCTCGCATGGCCGGGCTGA
- a CDS encoding sulfite exporter TauE/SafE family protein, with translation MSAPETIRPPRDARFVLTCVGIGLLAGVLSGLFGVGGGTVIVPFLVMLLRFDQRLAAGTSLAAIVPTATVGVISYAVHGSVAWIAALLLAAGAVVGAQVGTWLLPRLSLTVLRSAFVGFLVAVIVSLFVVIPSRDAELVLTWLTGAALVVLGVVTGILSGLIGVGGGIIVVPALMVLFGTSDLVAKGTSLLMMIPTAVSGTIGNVRRVNVDLVAAAIIGIAACTTTALGAWAAVLVDPFVANALFAAYLVVIAVQMGIRAWRGRTRPAGGRKTAR, from the coding sequence ATGAGCGCACCCGAGACGATCCGGCCGCCGCGCGACGCCCGCTTCGTCCTCACCTGCGTGGGGATCGGCCTGCTGGCCGGGGTTCTGTCGGGGCTGTTCGGCGTCGGAGGCGGCACCGTCATCGTGCCTTTCCTGGTGATGCTGCTGCGCTTCGACCAGCGCCTGGCAGCGGGCACGTCGCTGGCGGCGATCGTGCCGACGGCGACGGTGGGCGTCATCTCGTACGCGGTGCACGGCTCGGTGGCGTGGATCGCCGCGCTGCTCCTCGCCGCCGGGGCGGTCGTGGGCGCCCAGGTAGGCACGTGGCTGCTGCCCCGGCTGTCGCTCACCGTGCTGCGCTCGGCCTTCGTCGGGTTCCTGGTCGCGGTGATCGTGAGCCTCTTCGTGGTGATCCCCTCGCGCGACGCGGAGCTGGTCCTGACCTGGCTGACCGGTGCCGCGCTGGTCGTGCTGGGAGTTGTCACCGGCATCCTCTCGGGCCTCATCGGCGTCGGCGGCGGCATCATCGTCGTCCCCGCGCTGATGGTGCTGTTCGGCACGAGCGACCTCGTCGCCAAGGGCACGTCGCTGCTGATGATGATCCCGACCGCCGTGTCGGGCACCATCGGCAACGTCCGCCGCGTCAATGTCGACCTGGTGGCCGCGGCGATCATCGGAATCGCGGCGTGCACGACGACGGCCCTCGGGGCGTGGGCGGCGGTGCTGGTGGACCCCTTCGTGGCCAACGCGCTCTTCGCGGCCTACCTGGTGGTCATCGCCGTGCAGATGGGGATCCGGGCCTGGCGCGGGCGGACCCGCCCGGCCGGGGGGCGCAAGACCGCTCGGTAG
- a CDS encoding MaoC/PaaZ C-terminal domain-containing protein: MSAASTGSGLGALAVGDVVAERTVHLTRESLVRYAGASGDFNPIHYRDDVAAAVGLPGVLAHGMLTMGLAVGTVESWLGDTGRILEYGVRFTKPVVVDPEAGADVTVVAKVGAVDEDSARIDLTVSAAGTTVLVKAQVRVRTA, translated from the coding sequence GTGAGCGCCGCGTCCACCGGCTCCGGGCTCGGCGCGCTCGCCGTGGGCGACGTCGTCGCCGAGCGCACGGTGCATCTCACCCGTGAATCGCTCGTGCGCTATGCCGGGGCATCCGGAGATTTCAACCCCATCCACTACCGCGACGACGTCGCTGCCGCCGTCGGGCTGCCCGGAGTGCTCGCCCACGGCATGCTCACGATGGGACTCGCCGTCGGCACCGTCGAGTCCTGGCTCGGCGACACCGGTCGCATCCTCGAATACGGCGTGCGGTTCACCAAACCCGTCGTGGTCGACCCCGAGGCCGGCGCCGACGTCACCGTGGTCGCGAAGGTCGGGGCGGTGGACGAGGACTCCGCCCGCATCGACCTCACCGTGTCAGCCGCCGGCACCACGGTGCTGGTCAAGGCGCAGGTGCGCGTGCGGACCGCCTGA
- a CDS encoding FAS1-like dehydratase domain-containing protein gives MPVNPELVARDFPPTTPYLVGREKVREFARAVFADDPQHIDLSAAQALGYADVVAPPTFAIVVTDATLQQLLGEPDSGIVLQNVLHAEQKFRYTRPIVAGDELTAKLSVTGIRAMGAASMVTSESEITDAGGAHVVTATSVLLVGEGDQ, from the coding sequence GTGCCAGTGAACCCCGAGCTCGTCGCGCGTGACTTCCCGCCGACGACCCCCTACCTCGTGGGCCGCGAGAAGGTGCGCGAGTTCGCCCGCGCCGTGTTCGCCGACGACCCGCAGCACATCGACCTCTCCGCCGCGCAGGCCCTCGGTTACGCGGACGTGGTCGCCCCTCCCACCTTTGCGATCGTGGTCACCGACGCCACGCTCCAGCAGCTGCTGGGCGAGCCCGACTCCGGCATCGTGCTGCAGAACGTGCTGCACGCCGAGCAGAAGTTCCGTTACACCCGGCCGATCGTCGCCGGCGATGAGCTGACCGCGAAGCTCTCGGTCACCGGCATCCGTGCGATGGGCGCCGCGTCCATGGTCACGAGCGAGTCCGAGATCACGGATGCCGGCGGAGCCCACGTCGTGACGGCGACCTCCGTCCTGCTCGTGGGGGAGGGCGACCAGTGA
- a CDS encoding DUF2510 domain-containing protein → MTTTPPGWYDDGHGALRWWDGSHWTEHVAQPDPEPSDAPTEAEIVAAQLGFTDDLGRSESGPAGTEPAALTPAVAAPGAAAPADGSAVASVPSPAHPAATADSPVAVETQPPYAAPYAGAAPAGGAFTAATEPRKSRLWIVWVVLGVVLLGIVIAVAVLIPLLMLSASTMGSAAQSDDERSAVAAVELFDAAYQQGDCDVLAEATTEQFRAANGFDDCAAFQDQAAAFNAALDEYNVEVTDVETVQDEILVTTTETFSEIGEDAAATPGSAVYEYTVVRSGGAWLVDDVAEG, encoded by the coding sequence ATGACCACGACTCCTCCCGGTTGGTACGACGACGGCCACGGCGCCCTGCGGTGGTGGGACGGGAGTCACTGGACCGAGCACGTCGCGCAGCCCGATCCGGAGCCGTCGGATGCCCCGACCGAGGCCGAGATCGTGGCCGCACAGCTCGGCTTCACCGACGACCTGGGCCGGTCGGAGAGCGGCCCCGCGGGAACCGAGCCCGCCGCCCTGACCCCGGCTGTCGCCGCCCCCGGCGCCGCCGCGCCCGCGGACGGCTCAGCCGTGGCATCCGTTCCCTCCCCGGCTCACCCGGCTGCGACCGCGGATTCGCCTGTCGCTGTGGAGACCCAGCCCCCGTATGCGGCGCCCTACGCGGGCGCGGCGCCCGCAGGAGGGGCGTTCACGGCCGCGACCGAGCCGCGGAAGTCACGCCTGTGGATCGTCTGGGTCGTGCTCGGCGTGGTGCTGCTCGGCATCGTGATCGCGGTCGCCGTCCTGATCCCGCTGCTGATGCTGTCGGCGTCGACGATGGGCAGTGCCGCGCAGTCCGACGACGAGCGGTCGGCCGTGGCCGCCGTCGAGCTCTTCGACGCCGCCTACCAGCAGGGCGACTGCGATGTGCTCGCGGAGGCGACGACGGAGCAGTTCCGGGCGGCCAACGGCTTCGACGACTGCGCCGCCTTCCAGGACCAGGCCGCCGCATTCAACGCCGCGCTCGACGAGTACAACGTCGAGGTGACGGACGTCGAGACCGTCCAGGACGAGATCCTCGTCACGACGACCGAGACGTTCTCGGAGATCGGCGAGGACGCCGCCGCCACGCCCGGATCGGCGGTGTACGAGTACACCGTCGTCCGATCCGGCGGCGCGTGGCTCGTCGACGACGTCGCCGAGGGATGA